TATATAATCTCTCTCCTGTCAGCCAATCGTGTCGGTATCATGGCTGCTGTGACCACTGCAATGGACGAACTGGGTGCCAATCTGCATGAAGCCAGCATCGCCGTGATTCAGAACTTTTTCTCGATTGTGATCGCCGCGGATTTTCCAGAACAACGTGATCCTACTCTTATCCAGGAACATATCGAAGGCATCTGCAATGCTTTTAATGTCGATGTTTCCGTGAAAGATCCGGAAGTCGAAGTGCCCTCGATTCTCTCACCGGGAGAAAGTGTAAAATACCTGATCGCGATATCGGGTGAAAACCATGCGGGGATCCTCAGGAAAATTTCTTCACAACTCGGTCAGGATGGAGTCGATATTCTGGACCTCTCAGCGACCAGTTCTGAAGACGGACAAACATTTGAAATGATGATTAAAGTTGCTGTTCCCAAATCTCTGGATGTTCTGGAAATGCAAAGCATGATGGAACTGCTTTGCAGTAACCTGGGTGTCTCCGTTGATTTTATCAGCGAATCCGATTCAGCCATTATCGGCTCACAAAGCCAGACGCGCATGTTCAAGCTGTAAGGCTCTGGAACAGGATATTTCTGATAAAGAAGTCTCCAGG
The sequence above is a segment of the Gimesia algae genome. Coding sequences within it:
- a CDS encoding glycine cleavage system protein R, translated to MKRYIISLLSANRVGIMAAVTTAMDELGANLHEASIAVIQNFFSIVIAADFPEQRDPTLIQEHIEGICNAFNVDVSVKDPEVEVPSILSPGESVKYLIAISGENHAGILRKISSQLGQDGVDILDLSATSSEDGQTFEMMIKVAVPKSLDVLEMQSMMELLCSNLGVSVDFISESDSAIIGSQSQTRMFKL